In the genome of Dehalococcoidales bacterium, one region contains:
- a CDS encoding tRNA uridine(34) 5-carboxymethylaminomethyl modification radical SAM/GNAT enzyme Elp3 has translation MKKMSRTISGVTPVAVMTAPQGCPGECIYCPTYVATPQSYTPESPAVLRARSCNYDAADQVELRIKILSGMGHPTDKIEIIIMGGTFLSYPVEYQYRFVKGCFDALNGVISGSLKEAQKINEKSEHRCVGLCIETRPDWCGKDDILRMIEFGATRVELGVQTLDDKIYETVKRGHTVEDVIKATQMLKEVGLKVHYHWMPGLPGSTPENDLKLSGMMFENEAFRPDGLKLYPTMVVEGSILYEWYRAGLYEPYNKETMINLLADIKALVPKYVRISRVLRDIPAKFIVAGLKDSLREPLKLIMEQKGINCQCIRCREYGHKAKLKLSIGKAKLDRIDYKASEGHEVFLSFEDEFSTLFGMLRLRMQADPSLNVGFDNETAFVRELHVYGPEMTIGERDISAVQHRGLGKSLLAEAERIASEEFGAKQMAILSGVGAREYYRTEGYKLVNGYMIKDLLLEQ, from the coding sequence ATGAAAAAAATGTCCAGAACCATCTCCGGGGTGACGCCTGTTGCCGTCATGACGGCGCCTCAGGGCTGCCCCGGCGAATGTATTTATTGTCCTACTTATGTTGCCACACCACAAAGCTATACCCCCGAATCACCGGCGGTTTTAAGGGCCAGAAGTTGCAATTACGACGCCGCTGACCAAGTTGAACTACGAATAAAAATACTTTCTGGAATGGGACATCCCACCGATAAAATAGAAATTATTATTATGGGGGGCACCTTTTTATCGTATCCTGTGGAGTATCAGTACCGATTTGTTAAAGGTTGTTTTGACGCCCTAAACGGTGTAATCTCCGGAAGCTTAAAAGAAGCGCAGAAAATTAACGAGAAATCGGAACATCGTTGTGTCGGTTTATGTATTGAAACCAGACCGGACTGGTGCGGTAAAGACGATATCCTTCGAATGATTGAATTCGGGGCAACCAGAGTGGAGCTCGGTGTACAAACGCTTGACGATAAGATTTATGAAACCGTAAAACGCGGGCATACCGTCGAAGACGTAATCAAAGCGACGCAAATGTTAAAGGAAGTCGGCTTAAAGGTGCATTATCATTGGATGCCGGGACTCCCCGGTTCAACCCCTGAAAATGACCTCAAATTATCCGGGATGATGTTTGAAAATGAAGCATTCAGACCGGACGGGTTGAAACTCTATCCGACAATGGTTGTTGAGGGCAGTATTCTCTACGAATGGTACCGTGCAGGTCTTTATGAACCTTACAATAAAGAGACAATGATAAACCTGCTGGCCGATATTAAAGCATTAGTCCCCAAGTACGTTAGGATATCGCGCGTGCTCCGCGATATCCCGGCTAAATTTATCGTGGCCGGTTTAAAGGATTCGTTACGTGAACCGTTAAAATTAATAATGGAACAAAAGGGAATTAACTGTCAGTGTATTCGATGCCGCGAATACGGACACAAAGCCAAGTTAAAGCTTTCGATTGGCAAAGCTAAATTGGATAGAATAGATTATAAAGCATCCGAAGGACATGAGGTATTCCTTTCATTCGAAGATGAATTTTCGACCCTCTTTGGTATGCTAAGGCTTCGAATGCAAGCTGATCCTTCGTTAAATGTCGGTTTTGATAACGAAACAGCATTTGTTAGGGAACTCCACGTTTACGGCCCCGAAATGACTATCGGAGAAAGGGATATTAGCGCCGTACAACACAGGGGTTTGGGGAAATCCTTACTGGCTGAAGCCGAACGTATTGCATCGGAAGAGTTTGGCGCCAAGCAAATGGCGATATTGAGCGGGGTAGGGGCCAGAGAATATTATCGAACCGAAGGTTATAAATTAGTAAACGGTTATATGATAAAAGATTTGTTATTGGAGCAATGA
- a CDS encoding epoxyqueuosine reductase QueH codes for MKKSILIHCCCAHCTAYTVQYWQEQGYDVTALWYNPNIHPYMEHQYRLEAMETLAKNLNFKLIVVEGYDFVEYFRRVVGHETERCGLCFDMRLSKTVETATELGINYFTSTLLISHQQKHDLLKEMCEKLSQDSKSTFLYADLRKRYSDSRRITKPMDLYRQQYCGCVYSEWERYTNQKIKE; via the coding sequence ATGAAAAAAAGTATTTTAATCCATTGCTGTTGTGCTCATTGCACCGCTTATACCGTCCAATACTGGCAAGAACAAGGCTACGATGTTACCGCACTTTGGTATAACCCCAACATTCATCCGTATATGGAGCACCAATATCGGCTTGAAGCAATGGAAACCCTTGCCAAAAACTTAAACTTTAAATTGATAGTGGTTGAAGGTTATGATTTTGTTGAATATTTCAGGCGGGTAGTAGGGCATGAGACCGAAAGATGCGGTCTGTGTTTTGATATGCGGTTAAGTAAAACCGTTGAAACGGCAACCGAACTGGGAATCAATTATTTTACTTCGACATTACTGATAAGCCACCAACAAAAACACGACCTGTTAAAAGAAATGTGCGAAAAGTTGTCTCAAGATTCCAAAAGCACTTTTTTATATGCCGATTTAAGAAAGCGTTACTCCGACAGCCGCCGCATTACCAAACCGATGGATTTATACCGTCAACAATATTGCGGATGTGTCTATTCCGAATGGGAGCGTTATACCAATCAAAAAATTAAAGAGTAA
- a CDS encoding class I SAM-dependent methyltransferase, translating into MDNELKEVFDHIAPSWYNFRHRSIFKAELEELAIKWQEGRLINLGCGHGADFLPFTSGFELYGIDFSSGMLKQAQRYAFKFKYNVSLVQADLCNLPFGDNSFDWAIAVATYHHIRGKDQRLKALFELKRVLKPGGEAFITVWNKWQPAFMFKPKDVKIPWKEKNNVLLRYYHLFSYNEARRLAENAGFKVIKVFPEKRYRFPVKYFSRNICLVIKKND; encoded by the coding sequence TTGGATAACGAACTGAAAGAAGTCTTCGATCATATTGCCCCCTCTTGGTATAACTTCAGGCACCGTTCAATTTTTAAGGCGGAGCTTGAAGAATTGGCAATTAAATGGCAAGAAGGGCGGCTAATTAATCTCGGTTGCGGGCATGGCGCCGATTTTTTACCGTTTACAAGTGGTTTTGAATTGTATGGAATTGATTTTTCTTCCGGTATGCTTAAACAAGCTCAAAGGTATGCTTTTAAATTTAAATATAACGTTTCTTTGGTACAAGCCGATCTTTGCAATCTCCCGTTTGGCGATAATTCTTTTGATTGGGCGATTGCGGTTGCCACTTATCACCATATACGAGGAAAAGATCAACGCTTAAAAGCGCTTTTCGAATTAAAGAGGGTTTTGAAACCGGGAGGCGAGGCTTTTATTACGGTTTGGAATAAATGGCAGCCGGCTTTTATGTTCAAGCCCAAAGATGTTAAAATACCTTGGAAAGAAAAAAATAATGTCCTTTTAAGATATTACCACCTATTTTCTTATAATGAAGCTAGGCGGCTTGCGGAAAATGCCGGTTTTAAGGTTATAAAAGTGTTTCCGGAAAAAAGATATAGGTTCCCCGTTAAGTATTTTTCGCGAAATATTTGTTTAGTTATAAAAAAGAATGATTAA
- a CDS encoding DNA-directed RNA polymerase subunit beta — protein MVSKSPIPSKEENYPVKRQTYAKLPQVIDVPNLVEVQLDSFKWLQEEGIRQLLDEISPIQDFTGNRLELSFIGYEFREPRYSEEDCLQKDQTYSVPLYVKARLLTKGTGEIREPFDLFFGDIHLMTDKGTFITSGTERVVVSQLLRSPGIYFTADEDPTSGRKLGKANLVPSRGAWLEFDTSTRNVISVKVDGKRKIPVTTLLRAIGYGTDHELLQMFEKEDNSPNRNFIQSTIEKDPVIKSEEDALIDMYRKLRPGDPPNLDNARKMVTNLFFNQQQYDLGIVGRYKLNQRLEIPKKGDADRALTREDIVEIVRHIIKVSNKDETPDDIDHLGNRRVRTVGELIQNQFRVGLVRLERVAKERMSIISSDVVTPGALVNIRPVLSAIREFFSSSQLSQFMDQTNPLAELTHKRRLSAMGPGGLSRDRAGFDVRDVHYSHYGRICPIETPEGPNIGLIGTMATYGRINRYGFIETPYRKVISKLNNSDKELIGKIAGEDILNDNGDVILKEGAEITKTLANELAKLSGREVPVRPYVSGAVEYLQADKEDKFNIAQANTPIDEKGYFVNKRVEVRYEDRYMMLPPEKIDFMDVSTKQIFSVAASLIPFLEHNDANRALMGANMQRQAVPLLRARAPIVATGMEREVAKYSGQVLFAKNSGMVISANSQRIVIRSDGGQEEAYILQKFIRTNQGTCINQHPVVNRGQRVKKGDVIADSSATENGELALGQNVVCAFMSWGGYNYEDAIILSDRMVEEDKFCSIHITKHEIEARDTKLGPEEITRDIPNVGEESLSELDEYGIIRIGAEVGPDDILVGKITPKGETELSAEEKLLRAIFGEKAREVKDSSLRMPHGEWGKVINVKLFTREEGAELPVRVNQWVQVWVAQKRSVSVGDKLAGRHGNKGVISKIAPAADMPFLPDGTPVDIILNPIGVPSRMNLGQILETHLGWAARNMNVKVLTPVFDGASDTEIEDMLARVWLVQKSGSVTLDLQGDKPTINLEKVKNWVSQKGYDGEKAFDGSLIGEARDTCLRLWLEEFKVKSKGLDSIELTEKAKEIALNKNVPLPVSGKTILRDGRTGEAFDQPITVGNIYMLKLIHLVEDKVHARATGPYSLISQQPLGGKAQFGGQRFGEMEVWSLEAYGAAHNLQEVLTIKSDDVAGRAKTYEAIVKGEDILPPGVPESFKVLVKELQALGLAVEVINEEERSIQPEKIQDSSEFDKPSSVEMVSEGGVSNTINDEVENLLGNLLSEDLDDSDDEETNSLESEVE, from the coding sequence ATGGTATCAAAATCGCCAATTCCTTCCAAAGAGGAAAATTATCCCGTAAAACGTCAGACCTACGCAAAATTACCACAGGTTATTGATGTACCTAATTTGGTCGAGGTACAACTTGATTCTTTCAAGTGGTTGCAAGAAGAAGGAATTAGACAGCTGTTGGATGAAATTTCTCCGATACAGGACTTTACCGGAAACAGGCTGGAGCTAAGCTTTATCGGCTATGAATTCCGCGAGCCTCGCTATAGTGAAGAGGACTGTTTGCAAAAAGACCAAACCTACTCGGTGCCCCTATATGTTAAAGCGCGGCTGCTTACAAAGGGGACGGGTGAAATAAGGGAACCGTTTGATTTGTTTTTTGGTGATATCCACCTTATGACGGATAAGGGAACGTTTATCACCAGCGGAACAGAGAGGGTTGTTGTCAGCCAATTATTGCGTTCCCCGGGTATTTATTTTACCGCTGACGAAGATCCTACCAGCGGACGCAAATTGGGTAAAGCCAATTTGGTCCCCAGCCGCGGCGCATGGTTGGAATTCGACACCAGCACCAGAAACGTAATATCGGTTAAAGTAGACGGGAAAAGGAAAATCCCCGTAACCACTTTGCTGCGTGCAATCGGATACGGCACCGATCATGAATTACTGCAAATGTTTGAAAAGGAAGATAATTCCCCGAACAGAAACTTTATTCAATCAACAATTGAAAAGGACCCGGTAATCAAAAGCGAAGAAGATGCGCTGATTGATATGTACAGAAAATTGCGCCCGGGTGATCCGCCAAACCTTGATAACGCCCGCAAGATGGTTACCAATCTCTTTTTTAACCAGCAGCAATACGACCTTGGAATAGTCGGCCGCTATAAACTTAACCAAAGATTAGAGATTCCCAAAAAGGGTGATGCCGACCGTGCCTTAACCAGAGAAGATATTGTTGAAATCGTACGCCATATAATAAAGGTAAGCAACAAAGACGAAACCCCGGATGATATTGACCATCTGGGCAACAGAAGGGTGCGTACCGTCGGTGAGCTTATCCAAAACCAGTTCCGTGTCGGATTGGTTAGATTGGAAAGGGTTGCCAAAGAACGCATGAGCATCATTAGCAGTGATGTCGTTACACCCGGCGCTTTGGTTAATATTCGGCCGGTATTATCGGCAATCAGAGAGTTCTTTAGCAGCTCGCAATTATCCCAGTTTATGGATCAAACCAACCCGCTTGCGGAATTGACGCATAAACGACGCTTATCGGCCATGGGGCCCGGCGGTTTGTCGCGTGACAGAGCCGGCTTTGATGTCCGTGACGTCCATTATTCCCATTACGGAAGAATTTGCCCGATTGAAACCCCGGAAGGTCCGAATATCGGTCTTATCGGTACAATGGCAACCTATGGGCGCATTAACCGTTACGGTTTTATCGAAACCCCTTACCGTAAGGTTATATCCAAGCTAAATAACAGCGATAAAGAATTAATCGGCAAAATAGCCGGTGAAGATATTCTTAACGATAACGGCGATGTTATTTTAAAAGAAGGCGCCGAAATAACAAAGACGCTTGCCAATGAACTGGCGAAACTTTCGGGAAGAGAAGTTCCCGTAAGGCCTTACGTATCCGGCGCAGTCGAATACTTACAGGCCGATAAAGAAGATAAGTTTAATATTGCTCAGGCAAACACTCCTATCGATGAAAAAGGCTATTTTGTTAACAAAAGGGTTGAAGTACGTTACGAAGACCGTTATATGATGCTTCCTCCCGAAAAAATCGATTTTATGGATGTTTCGACTAAGCAGATATTCAGTGTTGCCGCATCGTTAATTCCTTTCCTTGAGCATAACGATGCCAACCGCGCACTTATGGGAGCCAATATGCAAAGGCAGGCGGTTCCTTTACTGCGTGCCAGAGCTCCGATTGTGGCAACCGGTATGGAACGAGAAGTTGCCAAATACAGCGGACAAGTTCTTTTTGCCAAGAATTCCGGCATGGTCATCTCCGCTAACAGTCAACGAATTGTTATTAGAAGCGACGGCGGTCAGGAAGAAGCTTATATTTTACAAAAATTCATTCGTACCAATCAGGGTACATGCATAAATCAGCACCCGGTTGTAAATCGTGGCCAAAGAGTTAAAAAGGGCGATGTAATTGCCGATAGCTCCGCCACCGAAAACGGTGAATTGGCTCTCGGTCAAAACGTGGTTTGTGCCTTTATGAGCTGGGGCGGTTATAACTATGAAGATGCTATTATTCTGTCCGACAGAATGGTGGAAGAAGATAAGTTTTGCTCCATTCATATTACAAAGCATGAAATTGAAGCCAGAGACACTAAATTAGGTCCGGAAGAAATCACCAGGGATATCCCCAATGTCGGAGAAGAAAGCCTTAGCGAACTCGATGAATACGGAATTATCCGCATCGGCGCTGAAGTCGGCCCCGATGATATTTTAGTCGGTAAAATCACCCCCAAAGGTGAAACCGAACTGTCGGCAGAGGAAAAACTGCTGCGCGCCATATTCGGTGAAAAAGCACGCGAGGTAAAAGATTCATCTTTAAGAATGCCTCACGGTGAATGGGGTAAGGTTATTAATGTAAAACTGTTTACCCGCGAAGAGGGCGCGGAATTGCCCGTTAGGGTTAACCAATGGGTTCAGGTGTGGGTTGCCCAGAAGCGCTCTGTTTCCGTAGGCGATAAATTAGCCGGAAGACACGGTAATAAAGGTGTTATTTCTAAAATCGCACCGGCAGCCGACATGCCTTTCCTGCCTGACGGGACTCCGGTGGATATTATTTTAAACCCAATCGGTGTTCCTTCCAGAATGAACCTCGGGCAGATTTTGGAAACCCATTTAGGGTGGGCAGCCAGAAATATGAATGTTAAGGTTTTAACACCGGTGTTTGACGGTGCCAGTGATACCGAAATTGAAGACATGCTGGCAAGGGTTTGGCTTGTACAGAAATCCGGTTCGGTTACCTTGGATTTGCAAGGTGATAAGCCTACGATTAACCTTGAAAAAGTTAAAAACTGGGTTAGTCAAAAAGGATATGACGGAGAAAAAGCGTTTGACGGCTCTTTGATAGGTGAGGCGCGTGATACATGTCTGCGTTTGTGGCTTGAAGAATTTAAGGTTAAAAGCAAGGGGCTTGATTCTATCGAATTAACCGAAAAAGCAAAGGAAATTGCGCTAAATAAAAATGTTCCTCTGCCTGTCAGCGGCAAAACGATTTTAAGAGACGGACGTACCGGAGAAGCCTTTGATCAGCCGATAACCGTCGGAAACATTTATATGCTAAAACTAATCCACTTAGTGGAAGATAAGGTTCATGCCAGAGCCACCGGTCCTTACTCTTTAATCAGCCAGCAGCCGCTTGGCGGTAAGGCCCAATTCGGCGGACAGCGCTTCGGTGAAATGGAAGTTTGGTCGCTTGAAGCCTACGGTGCCGCACATAACCTGCAAGAAGTGTTGACTATAAAATCCGATGATGTCGCCGGCAGAGCCAAAACATACGAAGCAATCGTCAAGGGCGAGGATATTTTACCGCCCGGTGTCCCCGAATCGTTTAAAGTTTTGGTTAAAGAATTGCAGGCCCTCGGTTTAGCTGTCGAGGTTATCAATGAAGAAGAAAGGTCTATACAGCCTGAAAAAATTCAGGATAGTTCTGAATTTGATAAGCCGAGCAGTGTCGAAATGGTATCCGAAGGCGGAGTTTCGAACACAATTAATGATGAAGTAGAAAACTTATTGGGGAATTTGCTTTCGGAAGACCTTGACGATTCCGACGATGAAGAAACCAATTCCCTTGAGAGTGAGGTAGAATAA
- the ruvB gene encoding Holliday junction branch migration DNA helicase RuvB, translating to MGGAKIERVVSGKFNNEDSPLDNSLRPRHFDDFIGQSRVRENLSIAIEAAKGRGEALDHVLLYGPPGLGKTTLANIIAIEMGVNLRITSGPAIERTGDLAAILTNIQSHDILFIDEIHRLSRVVEEILYPAMEDRALDLIIGKGPGAKSLRLNLPDFSLIGATTRFAQLSSPLRDRFGSVYRLDFYDIKDIEEILKRSAKILGMKADPDGLYEIACRSRGTPRIANRLLKRVRDYAQVKGDGNATAEMANEALAMLEVDNMGLDDVDNKVLHTIINKFNGGPVGIETIAASISEEADTIMDVYEPYLMQLGFLERTPRGRVATPLAYQHLGIPFNERQKPPQQPLF from the coding sequence TTGGGAGGGGCTAAAATAGAACGCGTTGTATCCGGTAAATTCAATAATGAAGACTCGCCTTTAGATAACAGTCTGAGGCCCAGACATTTTGATGATTTTATCGGCCAATCCAGAGTCAGGGAAAACTTAAGTATTGCAATAGAGGCCGCCAAAGGAAGGGGCGAGGCCTTGGATCATGTTTTGTTATACGGACCGCCCGGATTAGGAAAAACAACACTGGCTAATATTATTGCTATTGAAATGGGGGTTAACCTCCGTATTACTTCCGGCCCGGCAATTGAACGAACCGGTGATTTAGCAGCCATTCTAACCAATATACAAAGCCACGATATCCTCTTTATTGATGAAATACATCGCCTTAGCAGGGTTGTGGAAGAGATTCTCTATCCTGCCATGGAAGACCGCGCCCTCGATTTAATAATCGGCAAAGGCCCCGGCGCTAAAAGTTTGCGCTTGAACCTGCCCGATTTTTCTTTAATCGGAGCTACGACGCGTTTTGCCCAACTGAGCTCCCCATTAAGAGACCGATTCGGTTCGGTATATCGTCTTGATTTTTATGATATTAAAGATATTGAAGAAATCCTAAAACGTTCCGCTAAAATTCTTGGAATGAAAGCCGATCCCGACGGCCTATACGAAATTGCCTGCCGTTCACGCGGAACCCCAAGAATAGCCAATCGTTTGTTAAAACGAGTCAGGGATTACGCGCAGGTAAAAGGTGACGGTAATGCCACGGCGGAAATGGCAAACGAAGCGCTTGCAATGTTAGAAGTCGATAACATGGGGCTGGACGACGTCGATAACAAAGTTCTGCATACCATTATCAATAAGTTTAACGGGGGGCCGGTAGGAATCGAAACTATCGCCGCATCCATCAGCGAAGAAGCCGACACCATTATGGATGTCTATGAACCGTATTTAATGCAGTTGGGCTTTTTAGAAAGAACCCCGCGCGGCAGGGTCGCCACTCCTCTCGCTTACCAACACCTCGGAATACCTTTTAACGAGCGGCAAAAACCCCCGCAACAACCCTTGTTTTGA
- the rimI gene encoding ribosomal protein S18-alanine N-acetyltransferase, producing MAYYVRAMTRNDITAVNELDREVFPDIRNSTNFQSELENFLARYIVIFETDSAENKNRDADKLIGYAGLWLMVSEAHVVNIAVSNNRRRNGAGELLLIALIELALQMNCNMITLEVRVSNITAQKLYEKCGFIPMGIRKGYYNDNNEDGIIMTIENINSNVFGENFKKLKENYRKKRGPIKIDLAALAS from the coding sequence TTGGCTTATTACGTAAGGGCGATGACCCGAAATGATATAACAGCGGTAAACGAATTGGATCGTGAAGTTTTCCCCGATATAAGAAATTCCACCAATTTTCAAAGCGAGTTGGAAAACTTTCTTGCGCGTTATATCGTAATTTTTGAAACTGATTCGGCGGAAAATAAAAACCGGGATGCGGATAAACTTATCGGATATGCCGGGCTGTGGTTAATGGTCAGTGAAGCCCACGTTGTTAATATTGCCGTTAGCAATAACCGCCGCAGGAACGGAGCGGGGGAGCTGTTGCTAATTGCTTTAATTGAGCTTGCACTTCAAATGAATTGCAATATGATAACTTTAGAGGTAAGAGTTTCTAATATAACTGCGCAAAAACTTTACGAAAAATGCGGATTTATCCCCATGGGAATCCGTAAAGGGTATTATAACGACAATAACGAAGACGGGATTATAATGACAATCGAAAACATAAACAGTAATGTTTTCGGTGAAAATTTTAAAAAGCTTAAAGAAAATTATCGTAAAAAACGAGGGCCAATCAAAATAGACCTGGCTGCCCTCGCTTCTTAA